A genomic stretch from Malus domestica chromosome 15, GDT2T_hap1 includes:
- the LOC103450574 gene encoding uncharacterized protein yields MEFQASSVALSQKLSSGHSIYDGVFSSAAASKFNVSTFSSRVDDYSEIFGGSGASRGGSSIPVLEVPELHERKASVDVRSSKLDYSNVFGGFGDSNFAVPYEELFAEPKKKERRTPAEKRSPSKEADPLSTEKNHVLSQEASYQSFDGAKKFNMSYHKTNHRSKSFTGRTMLHAVPTYTCLIDEVSPIRTTEDDKPVSSKENGASPDNNLCERMTEGNHLKSVRDLPAGDDRKQTSAGGAKVQNNYDRKRSSLHDELFNACETHPSSSPSISSPLSEGKVEFEKPMASIFGVSRSDNLEGSGRVSSPPYFDEEVDTNSTAAASAAALIKAIEEAQARIKMAKESKERKKTGSQDRVKQSINIGKKFEVKGEKFADKVSIPKERKTRELHEEGAVPVHVSTGKKLEVKGDKYAEKVSIPKERETQELHEEVAVRVHDSTSTKLEVKGDKYADNVSIPKERKTRELHEEVAVLVHGSTSMKLEMKGDKYADNISIPKERKTRELHEEVAVLVHDSTSTKLEVKGDKYADKVSIPKERKTQELLEEVAVPVRFSIFSTGPEQVTAAFGDANKLFGAKEAGGKTEEKESISTHMGRTQEQAEVPEVAEQFYEVSDTDEPDFSEAADQFYEFPDTGEPDLSEPAELFYELSDSSEHQATMVEDEEANPVIIMLQIVDEDEQKRKKTAMEAFEYPELGGERLQAAKYEEYRELEKIVNADGGLSKHEDHASELETVKDAFEQEENENRLEASRELEETWKLQASHVKEILEEKQGELEKQKGDNKRHETQELQETRHVKRILMPQECVNYQKIGDEAYKQEELEKEQKDVHREEDTERRLNKDSRQDITEDSLNDTNDEECFENRNESKSEGHETLGDTTVNEMILEGAGCEEIECEKRQKESFQHVDDGRMEILIDQSTEDEKVTVAREDLKKPDCNFEATNNLFEEGENEDLYEKEGSTGHAEYDKDVEETLEGDKYEEIECERRQKESFRCVEDGRMEIQIDQSTEDEKVAVDCEDLRKPDCNFEATNNLCEEGENEDLYEKEGPTGHAEYDKDVEETLEGDKYEEIACEKRQKESFQCVEDGITEIRIDQSTEDEKVTVDSEDLKKPDCNVKATNNLCEEGEIEDPNEKEGPTGRAEYDKNVKETLEVPAHEEGGDRIEVTETLDELKESVNQSESVEEDNGTVEKDVLKTYGLAPDVKLVEIPIIDATEIHSSDTNGTTLRRNDTRFGQKQEDQLAREPEVVCNFGKQVEELGAMNKDMMEGEVAVKQEENKNNSRSSHRKRWFDKLNFSETLFKLKENWNQSESVEEENGMEEKEICEADGLASGVKLAEILKQIEDPIETHPSEENGLNVDINALNCGQNQDVTLETHVEEVEEINEDVREVEVAVNQEENKNNSKSPHRKRWFDDGTSTEVAQLSHMLRRKGGNVLLDHEMETSPCTEENMDNHRATTTKESVTTHSSLQELEQEKGENRQTTFTAEESEKHYTSNTVVEQEKMENQQETSIAEESEISARLQKEVEIEKELLKQKQNAKGKERERVKEKKAVERVIREARERAFAEARERAAETRQKAMAEAQERSGKTSVKANDISLAEKASREAKLKLERAAVERATEEAWERALEKSLSGKAYEAGKQAKRSVSEKSSSASRDDGMKLGVSPSDPESKSRYPNSSNHSGPYPAERSGGSNGESAQRCKAELERNQRTAERAAKALAEKNMRDLLVQKEQAERNRLAEGLDAEVKRWSSGKERNLRALLSTLQYILGPDSGWQPIPLTEIVPTVAVKKAYRKAALFVHPDKLQQRGASIQQKYTCEKVFDLLKEAWNRFNVEER; encoded by the exons ATGGAGTTCCAAGCTTCATCCGTGGCGCTTTCTCAGAAGCTCTCCAGCGGTCACTCCATATACGACGGCGTTTTCTCCTCTGCAGCTGCATCCAAGTTCAATGTCTCGACTTTCTCCTCCCGAGTCGACGATTACAGCGAGATTTTCGGCGGTTCCGGAGCTTCCCGCGGCGGCTCTTCGATTCCGGTGCTTGAGGTTCCGGAGCTCCATGAGCGGAAGGCTTCGGTGGATGTTCGGAGCTCGAAGCTGGACTACTCTAACGTCTTCGGTGGATTTGGAGATTCGAATTTCGCAGTGCCGTATGAGGAGCTCTTTGCGGAgccaaagaagaaggaaagaag GACACCGGCTGAAAAGCGGTCGCCTTCGAAAGAGGCCGATCCTTTGAGTACCGAGAAGAATCATGTTTTGTCACAGGAAGCATCTTATCAATCATTTGATGGTGCCAAGAAGTTCAACATGTCATACCATAAAACCAACCACAGAAGCAAAAGTTTTACAGGCAGAACAATGCTTCATGCTGTTCCAACATATACGTGTTTGATTGATGAAGTCAGTCCCATACGCACGACTGAAGATGATAAACCGGTATCTTCCAAAGAAAATGGTGCTTCCCCTGACAATAATTTATGTGAAAGAATGACGGAGGGCAACCATCTGAAGTCCGTGAGAGACCTCCCAGCTGGTGATGATAGGAAGCAAACTTCTGCGGGAGGTGCTAAGGTTCAGAATAATTATGATCGGAAAAGATCCAGTTTGCATGATGAGTTATTCAATGCATGTGAAACTCATCCTTCAAGCAGTCCATCAATTTCAAGCCCACTGTCTGAGGGCAAGGTTGAATTTGAGAAACCAATGGCTTCTATTTTTGGCGTTTCTAGAAGTGATAATTTAGAAGGTTCTGGCCGTGTTTCTTCACCACCGTACTTTGATGAGGAAGTGGACACAAATTCTACTGCGGCTGCCTCTGCGGCTGCTTTGATAAAGGCAATAGAGGAAGCTCAAGCAAGGATAAAAATGGCAAAAGAGTCtaaggaaagaaagaagactGGTTCGCAAGATCGTGTCAAACAGAGCATTAACATTGGCAAGAAGTTTGAGGTGAAGGGGGAAAAATTTGCAGATAAAGTAAGTATACCAAAAGAGAGGAAGACTCGGGAGTTGCATGAAGAAGGGGCTGTTCCGGTTCATGTTTCTACTGGTAAGAAACTTGAGGTGAAAGGGGATAAATATGCAGAAAAAGTAAGCATACccaaagagagagagactcaGGAGTTGCATGAAGAAGTGGCTGTTCGTGTTCATGATTCTACTAGTACAAAACTTGAGGTGAAGGGGGATAAATATGCAGACAACGTAAGCATACCCAAAGAGAGAAAGACCCGGGAGTTACATGAAGAAGTGGCTGTTCTTGTTCATGGTTCTACTAGTATGAAACTTGAGATGAAGGGGGATAAATATGCAGACAACATAAGCATACCCAAAGAGAGGAAGACTCGAGAGTTGCATGAAGAAGTGGCTGTTCTTGTTCATGATTCTACTAGTACAAAACTTGAGGTGAAGGGGGATAAATATGCAGACAAAGTAAGCATACCCAAAGAGAGAAAGACTCAGGAGTTGCTTGAAGAAGTGGCTGTTCCTGttcgtttttcaattttttctacTGGGCCAGAACAAGTAACAGCAGCATTTGGAGATGCGAATAAACTTTTTGGTGCGAAGGAAGCTGGAGGGAAAACAGAGGAGAAGGAATCTATATCAACTCACATGGGTCGTACGCAGGAACAAGCTGAGGTTCCAGAAGTGGCAGAACAATTTTATGAAGTTTCTGACACAGACGAACCTGATTTCTCAGAAGCGGCAGACCAGTTCTATGAATTTCCTGACACAGGCGAACCTGATCTATCAGAACCAGCAGAATTATTTTATGAGCTTTCGGACTCAAGTGAACACCAGGCTACAATGGTAGAGGATGAAGAAGCCAACCCTGTGATAATAATGTTACAAATTGTTGACGAAGATGaacagaaaaggaagaagacagCCATGGAAGCTTTTGAATATCCAGAACTAGGTGGCGAGAGATTACAAGCAGCTAAATACGAAGAATACAGAGAGTTAGAGAAGATAGTCAATGCGGATGGAGGGCTGTCTAAACATGAAGATCATGCAAGTGAATTGGAAACAGTTAAAGATGCTTTTGAACAGGAAGAAAATGAGAATAGACTGGAAGCTTCCAGAGAGCTTGAAGAAACTTGGAAGCTTCAAGCTTCCCATGTAAAGGAAATTCTTGAAGAGAAGCAAGGGGAGCTTGAGAAACAAAAAGGAGACAACAAAAGGCATGAAACTCAAGAGCTACAGGAAACCAGACATGTGAAAAGGATATTGATGCCTCAGGAGTGCGTTAACTATCAGAAGATAGGCGATGAGGCTTACAAGCAGGAAGAACTTGAGAAGGAACAAAAAGATGTCCACAGGGAAGAAGACACTGAGAGGAGGCTCAATAAAGATAGCAGGCAAGACATCACTGAGGACTCACTTAATGACACCAATGATGAGGAATGTTTTGAGAATAGAAATGAGAGCAAATCTGAAGGACATGAGACGCTTGGCGACACGACAGTGAATGAGATGATACTCGAAGGGGCAGGTTGTGAGGAGATAGAATGTGAGAAGAGACAAAAAGAGAGTTTTCAGCATGTAGATGATGGGAGAATGGAAATACTGATTGATCAGAGTACAGAAGATGAGAAAGTGACAGTGGCTCGAGAGGATCTAAAGAAACCAGACTGCAACTTTGAGGCAACTAATAACCTATTTGAGGAGGGTGAAAATGAGGACCTATATGAAAAAGAGGGGTCCACTGGACATGCAGAGTATGACAAGGATGTAGAAGAAACTCTGGAGGGGGATAAATATGAGGAGATAGAATGTGAGAGGAGACAAAAAGAGAGTTTTCGGTGTGTAGAAGATGGGAGAATGGAAATACAGATTGATCAGAGTACAGAAGATGAGAAGGTGGCAGTGGATTGTGAGGATCTAAGGAAACCAGACTGCAACTTTGAGGCAACTAATAACCTATGTGAGGAGGGTGAAAATGAAGACCTATATGAAAAAGAGGGGCCCACTGGACATGCAGAGTATGACAAGGATGTAGAAGAAACTCTGGAGGGGGATAAATATGAGGAGATAGCATGTGAGAAGAGACAAAAAGAGAGTTTTCAGTGTGTAGAAGATGGGATAACGGAAATACGGATTGATCAGAGTACAGAAGATGAGAAGGTGACAGTGGATTCTGAGGATCTAAAGAAACCAGACTGCAATGTTAAGGCAACTAATAACCTATGTGAAGAGGGTGAAATTGAGGACCCAAATGAAAAAGAGGGGCCCACTGGACGTGCAGAGTATGACAAGAATGTAAAAGAAACTTTGGAGGTACCTGCACATGAAGAGGGTGGGGATAGAATAGAAGTTACTGAAACTTTGGATGAACTCAAAGAGAGTGTGAACCAGTCAGAATCAGTTGAAGAGGATAATGGCACAGTAGAGAAAGATGTGCTCAAAACATATGGCTTAGCTCCAGATGTCAAACTTGTTGAGATACCAATAATAGATGCAACAGAGATCCATTCTTCTGACACAAATGGAACAACTCTAAGGAGAAATGATACGAGATTTGGGCAAAAGCAAGAAGACCAGCTTGCCAGAGAGCCCGAAGTAGTCTGCAATTTTGGAAAACAGGTTGAAGAATTGGGAGCTATGAATAAGGACATGATGGAAGGTGAAGTTGCTGTCAAGCAGGAAGAAAACAAGAATAATTCCAGGTCTTCACATAGGAAAAGATGGTTTGATAAACTCAACTTTTCTGAAACTCTTTTTAAGCTCAAGGAGAATTGGAACCAATCAGAGTCAGTTGAAGAAGAGAATGGCATGGAGGAGAAAGAAATATGTGAAGCTGATGGCTTGGCTTCGGGTGTCAAACTTGCTGAGATATTGAAGCAAATCGAAGATCCAATCGAGACCCATCCTTCTGAAGAAAATGGGTTAAATGTGGATATAAATGCCTTGAACTGTGGGCAAAACCAAGATGTCACTTTAGAAACGCATGTTGAAGAAGTGGAAGAAATCAATGAGGATGTGAGAGAAGTTGAAGTTGCCGTGAATCAGGAAGAGAATAAGAATAATTCCAAATCTCCTCATAGGAAAAGGTGGTTTGATGATGGGACCAGTACAGAAGTAGCTCAACTTTCTCATATGTTAAGAAGAAAGGGGGGAAATGTGCTACTGGATCATGAGATGGAGACAAGTCCATGTACAGAGGAAAATATGGATAATCATCGAGCAACCACGACAAAAGAGAGTGTAACCACTCATAGTTCGCTGCAAGAATTGGAACAAGAAAAAGGTGAGAATCGTCAAACAACCTTCACTGCAGAGGAGAGTGAAAAACATTATACTTCAAATACAGTAGTggaacaagaaaaaatggaaaatcaaCAAGAAACCTCAATTGCAGAAGAGAGTGAAATTAGTGCGAGATTGCAAAAGGAAGTGGAGATAGAGAAGGAACTCCTGAAACAAAAACAGAATGcaaaagggaaggaaagggAAAGAGTAAAGGAGAAAAAAGCTGTTGAAAGGGTAATTCGTGAAGCTCGTGAAAGGGCATTTGCTGAAGCTCGAGAAAGAGCTGCTGAAACTCGTCAAAAGGCAATGGCTGAGGCCCAAGAAAGGTCGGGAAAGACTTCTGTAAAGGCTAATGATATTTCCTTAGCTGAGAAGGCTTCAAGGGAAGCTAAACTAAAATTGGAACGTGCTGCTGTGGAAAGAGCAACTGAAGAGGCTTGGGAGCGTGCCTTAGAAAAATCATTATCCGGGAAGGCTTACGAGGCAGGAAAGCAGGCTAAGAGGTCTGTTTCTGAGAAATCTTCTAGTGCCTCTAGAGATGATGGAA